The Clostridioides sp. ES-S-0010-02 genome window below encodes:
- a CDS encoding ABC transporter permease, with the protein MIRLILANIKRYIKNPSLLASMVMIPIILVVSLNLFSSKSDNQSMYFSPVAVVSNSSGKYEHKLINNSKLKENTFRLNEEDKAMNLLKNNKVSAVFVLDKNFSTDIDNLKRPAVKCFKTENGGGSLWAESEIESFINNSLKSKIDRNLDEKLTKTTIVDSKPDKNTNLFLPVFLICYFMYINAAHLASDLFSLKKSNVLRRLISTKHKDIKIIFSILLGLFFIQAIVYTLILGCLTFVGDFKLTLNVLMIVLANSFVSTGFVFCIARVFKNENSISLVTTFYSLIGLAISISSLIPSMSELSFMANLSKLTPFYWTINAIKSNDSILINVIVLILIGIVFVTAGSFKLRDFAKN; encoded by the coding sequence ATGATTAGATTAATTCTTGCAAATATAAAAAGATACATAAAAAATCCTTCTCTTTTAGCTAGTATGGTTATGATTCCTATTATATTAGTTGTTTCTCTTAACCTTTTTTCTAGTAAATCAGACAATCAATCTATGTACTTTTCTCCAGTAGCAGTTGTATCTAACTCTTCAGGAAAATATGAACATAAATTGATAAATAATTCAAAGTTAAAGGAAAACACATTTAGGTTAAATGAAGAAGATAAAGCTATGAACTTACTAAAAAATAATAAAGTTTCTGCAGTATTTGTTTTAGACAAAAATTTTTCAACTGATATAGATAACTTAAAAAGACCTGCTGTTAAATGTTTTAAAACTGAAAATGGTGGTGGTAGTCTTTGGGCAGAATCAGAAATAGAATCTTTTATCAATAATTCTTTAAAATCAAAAATAGATAGAAATCTGGATGAAAAATTAACTAAAACAACTATAGTTGATAGCAAACCTGATAAAAACACAAATTTATTTTTACCAGTTTTCTTAATATGTTATTTTATGTATATTAACGCAGCGCATCTTGCTTCTGACTTATTTTCATTAAAAAAATCAAATGTTTTAAGAAGGCTTATTTCTACAAAACATAAAGATATAAAAATAATTTTTAGCATACTCTTAGGTTTATTTTTTATTCAAGCAATTGTATACACTTTAATACTTGGATGCCTTACATTTGTTGGAGATTTTAAATTAACTCTAAATGTATTAATGATTGTACTAGCAAATAGTTTTGTTTCCACTGGATTTGTATTTTGTATAGCTAGAGTATTCAAAAATGAAAACTCTATAAGCCTTGTAACTACATTTTATTCTTTAATAGGTTTAGCTATATCTATATCTAGTCTGATACCATCAATGAGTGAATTATCATTTATGGCTAATCTATCAAAGCTTACACCTTTTTACTGGACTATAAACGCTATTAAAAGCAATGATAGCATTTTAATAAATGTAATCGTTCTAATACTTATTGGAATAGTATTTGTAACAGCTGGAAGTTTTAAATTAAGAGATTTTGCAAAAAACTAA
- a CDS encoding response regulator transcription factor yields MSKIKVLIVDDEKLIRKGLKIILSSYDDLEIIGDASNGYEALEFCKSNEVDVVLMDIRMNICDGVLGTRLIKEYDESIALLILTTFNDDEYIKDAMKFGASGYLLKDSSDEVLHEGIRSSFFGNVVLDKNVIEKIMSVEKTVEHEHISNIYNLTEKEISIVKLIADGLSNKEISQELFLSEGTIKNNITNILGKLELRDRTQLAIFAFKNKIVI; encoded by the coding sequence TTGAGTAAAATCAAAGTTCTTATAGTTGATGATGAAAAACTAATTAGGAAAGGTCTTAAGATTATATTGTCATCTTATGATGATTTGGAGATAATTGGAGATGCCTCTAATGGATATGAGGCTTTAGAATTTTGTAAGTCAAATGAGGTAGATGTTGTTCTTATGGATATTAGAATGAATATTTGTGATGGTGTTTTAGGTACAAGACTTATAAAAGAATATGATGAGTCAATAGCACTATTAATTTTAACTACATTTAATGATGATGAATATATAAAGGATGCAATGAAATTTGGAGCTTCAGGTTACCTTTTAAAAGACAGCTCTGATGAAGTGTTACATGAGGGAATACGCTCTTCATTTTTTGGCAATGTTGTACTTGACAAAAATGTAATTGAAAAAATTATGTCAGTTGAAAAAACTGTCGAACACGAACATATTTCTAATATATATAATTTAACTGAAAAAGAAATATCCATAGTTAAGTTAATTGCAGATGGGCTTAGTAATAAAGAAATAAGTCAAGAATTATTTTTATCTGAGGGTACCATAAAAAATAATATAACTAATATTTTAGGTAAATTGGAACTTAGAGATAGGACTCAATTGGCTATATTTGCTTTCAAAAATAAAATTGTAATATAA
- a CDS encoding ABC transporter ATP-binding protein, which translates to MDIVKVNNITKRFNDKLALDNISFSVKEGEIFGLIGPNGAGKSTLISIITNLTLPNSGNIQINGIDLSADPMSAKSIIGLVPQELAIMETLTPFDNLEYFGAFYGLKGKLLQDRINEALEVTGLAEVKKKKVKKLSGGMQRRLNIGIALLNHPKILILDEPTVGVDPQSRNHIFNFIKDISEKQKTTIIYTSHYMEEVEHLCSKIFIMDEGKEVAFGDNNYLKSIVSTSTKLIMEIKNINAQLIFDLKNTKGVISVLENTSVIALDVDKNFLLTDALSAVDKNNSKVVRISYEEPSLEDVFLNLTGKNLRD; encoded by the coding sequence ATGGATATAGTTAAAGTAAATAATATAACAAAAAGATTTAATGATAAGTTAGCACTTGATAACATTAGCTTTTCTGTTAAAGAAGGGGAAATATTTGGACTTATTGGTCCAAATGGTGCTGGTAAATCTACACTTATAAGTATAATTACCAATCTTACTTTACCAAATAGTGGTAATATTCAAATAAATGGTATAGATTTGTCAGCAGATCCTATGAGTGCAAAATCTATAATAGGATTAGTTCCACAGGAATTAGCAATTATGGAAACACTAACTCCTTTTGATAACTTAGAATACTTTGGAGCTTTCTATGGATTGAAGGGCAAGTTACTTCAAGATAGAATCAATGAGGCCTTGGAAGTTACAGGTCTAGCTGAAGTTAAAAAGAAAAAAGTAAAAAAATTATCTGGTGGTATGCAAAGAAGATTAAATATTGGGATAGCACTTTTAAACCACCCTAAAATATTAATATTAGATGAACCAACTGTAGGTGTTGACCCTCAATCAAGAAATCACATTTTTAATTTTATAAAAGATATATCTGAAAAACAAAAAACTACTATTATATATACATCTCATTATATGGAAGAAGTTGAACATCTTTGTTCTAAAATCTTTATTATGGATGAAGGTAAAGAAGTTGCTTTTGGGGATAATAATTATCTAAAATCAATAGTATCTACAAGTACAAAATTAATTATGGAAATAAAAAATATAAATGCTCAACTTATATTTGATTTAAAAAATACTAAAGGAGTTATATCTGTTTTAGAAAATACTTCAGTAATAGCATTAGATGTAGATAAAAACTTTCTGCTAACAGATGCACTTTCTGCTGTTGATAAAAACAATTCAAAAGTAGTACGTATATCTTATGAAGAACCTAGTTTAGAAGATGTATTCTTAAATCTAACAGGTAAAAATTTAAGAGACTAA
- a CDS encoding sensor histidine kinase, translating to MNRKKLVTFIRYLSLFIVLVSSLNTTENILYPVITIIILFLIIINNQVRFFSLSNNSRLVLISYFLEFALIFILYNCTKTFNSVYFVPLILDISFFINEKYKYILLFFIIVSSFIISLDKNLYLALESSSILLIISILSIYIESENISKLYNQNLYDKLRISKDKLKKSNSDLEIYASSIEELAILKERNRISREIHDSVGHSLSTTIIQLSAIEKLLTDKPEVSDLVHELREFVNESFQDVRRAISELKPIEYENYQNLFKIKELIKSFIKLTNINVRLTISKNTWNLSRAQSIALYRLIQESLSNASRHGKASKIKIFITFNPSNLIVTISDNGIGCENIKKGNGINSISERIYELNGKVEFDNHNDGFTIRASFPKFLGGDFFE from the coding sequence ATGAATAGAAAAAAATTAGTTACTTTTATACGATATTTGTCCCTATTTATAGTACTTGTAAGTTCTTTAAACACTACTGAAAATATATTGTATCCAGTTATAACCATAATAATATTATTTCTAATTATAATAAATAATCAAGTCAGATTTTTTTCTTTATCAAATAATAGTAGACTTGTACTTATTTCTTATTTTTTAGAATTTGCTTTAATTTTCATATTATATAATTGTACAAAGACTTTTAATTCAGTTTACTTTGTTCCTTTAATTTTGGACATATCATTTTTTATAAATGAAAAATACAAATACATATTATTATTTTTCATTATAGTATCTTCTTTTATTATTAGTTTAGACAAAAACTTGTATCTAGCGTTGGAATCAAGTTCAATATTATTGATTATATCTATACTTTCTATATATATAGAAAGTGAAAATATATCTAAATTATACAATCAAAACCTTTATGATAAACTTAGAATTTCTAAAGATAAATTAAAAAAATCTAATTCTGATTTAGAAATTTATGCAAGTTCTATAGAAGAACTAGCCATTTTAAAAGAGAGAAACCGAATATCTAGAGAAATACATGATAGTGTTGGACATTCTCTTTCTACAACAATAATACAGCTAAGTGCTATAGAAAAGCTCTTAACTGATAAGCCAGAAGTATCTGATTTAGTACATGAACTCAGAGAATTCGTAAATGAAAGTTTTCAAGATGTTAGAAGGGCTATATCTGAGTTAAAACCTATTGAATATGAAAATTATCAAAATTTATTTAAAATTAAAGAACTAATTAAAAGCTTTATTAAGCTTACAAATATTAATGTAAGACTAACTATATCAAAAAACACTTGGAACCTATCTAGAGCTCAGTCTATAGCTTTATATAGACTTATTCAAGAATCGCTTTCCAATGCATCAAGACATGGAAAAGCAAGTAAAATCAAAATTTTTATAACATTTAATCCTTCAAATCTTATAGTTACGATTAGTGATAATGGTATAGGATGTGAAAATATAAAAAAAGGAAATGGAATTAACAGTATTAGCGAAAGAATATATGAACTAAATGGAAAAGTTGAATTTGATAATCACAATGATGGATTTACAATTAGAGCTTCTTTTCCCAAATTTTTAGGGGGTGATTTTTTTGAGTAA
- a CDS encoding ribonuclease HII, with product MQNKSVREIKEIIEALEVEKYMEYIEILRVDERKSVQSLAIKLAKKLDNIRKEAERLETINTFENEGYSKGYLYIGGIDEAGRGPLAGPVVASVVVFKKNTKIEGVNDSKKVSEAKRDELFEVIKKEALDYGIGIVNNEEIDEFNILNATYMAMKKAINCLKQTPDYLLVDAATIPGIDIVQNPIIKGDSKSISIAAASILAKVTRDSIMYQYDRVYPEYGFKSHKGYGTKEHYEAIEKHGITPIHRKSFLKNIL from the coding sequence ATGCAGAACAAGAGTGTGAGGGAGATTAAAGAAATAATTGAGGCTTTAGAAGTTGAAAAGTATATGGAATATATAGAAATATTAAGAGTGGACGAAAGAAAATCTGTTCAAAGTTTGGCTATAAAACTTGCTAAGAAACTAGATAATATTAGAAAAGAAGCAGAAAGATTAGAAACCATAAATACGTTTGAAAATGAAGGATATAGTAAAGGATATTTATATATTGGAGGAATTGATGAAGCTGGAAGAGGACCACTTGCAGGTCCTGTTGTAGCTTCTGTTGTAGTGTTTAAGAAAAATACAAAAATAGAAGGCGTAAATGATTCTAAGAAAGTAAGTGAAGCAAAAAGAGATGAGCTTTTTGAAGTAATAAAAAAAGAAGCATTAGATTATGGAATAGGGATAGTAAATAACGAAGAAATAGATGAATTTAACATATTAAATGCCACGTATATGGCAATGAAAAAAGCAATAAATTGTTTAAAACAAACACCAGATTACTTACTTGTTGATGCAGCGACAATACCAGGAATTGATATAGTTCAAAATCCAATTATAAAAGGAGATTCAAAATCTATATCAATAGCAGCAGCAAGTATATTAGCGAAAGTTACTAGGGATAGTATAATGTATCAATATGATAGAGTATATCCAGAATATGGATTTAAATCTCATAAGGGATATGGAACAAAAGAACACTATGAAGCTATTGAAAAACATGGGATAACTCCTATACATAGAAAAAGCTTCTTGAAAAATATACTATAA
- a CDS encoding alpha-hydroxy-acid oxidizing protein has product MDYNELLKNARENLNGSCKVCKVCNGVVCAGEVPGMGGKGSGSSFIENSKSLEKVKVNMRVIHDVSNPDTSIEMFGKKMSAPIFAAPVTGTTLNMGGKINERDYIEPVVAGCVNSGIYAMVGDTAVDAFLMENLDVVKKYNGAGIVFIKPWDNENIIKKIRLAEEAGAFAVGVDIDACGLVTLSLHGKPVLPKNVDQIKELVKSTKLPFILKGIMTVEDALMAVEAGVDAIVVSNHGGRVLDCTPGACEVLPKIAEAVKGKVTILADGGVRTGLDVLKMIGLGADAVLIGRPFVTASFGGATDGVETYVNKLQSELSGSMILTGCQTIKDIDGKVIYK; this is encoded by the coding sequence ATGGATTATAATGAACTATTAAAAAATGCTAGAGAAAATTTAAATGGAAGTTGTAAAGTTTGTAAAGTTTGTAATGGAGTTGTCTGTGCAGGTGAAGTACCTGGTATGGGAGGTAAAGGAAGTGGTTCTTCTTTTATAGAAAATAGCAAGAGTTTAGAAAAAGTAAAAGTAAATATGAGAGTAATACATGATGTTTCAAATCCTGATACATCTATAGAAATGTTCGGAAAAAAAATGAGTGCTCCTATATTTGCAGCTCCAGTAACAGGAACTACTTTAAATATGGGTGGAAAAATAAATGAAAGAGATTACATAGAACCAGTAGTTGCAGGATGTGTCAATAGTGGTATCTATGCAATGGTTGGAGATACAGCAGTAGATGCATTTTTAATGGAAAATTTAGATGTAGTTAAAAAGTATAATGGTGCTGGAATTGTATTTATTAAACCTTGGGACAATGAAAATATTATAAAAAAAATAAGATTGGCTGAAGAAGCTGGAGCGTTTGCAGTTGGAGTTGATATAGATGCTTGTGGTTTAGTAACTTTATCACTACATGGAAAACCGGTACTTCCTAAAAATGTTGACCAAATAAAAGAATTAGTTAAATCTACTAAATTACCATTTATATTAAAGGGAATAATGACTGTAGAAGATGCGTTAATGGCAGTTGAAGCAGGTGTAGATGCAATTGTTGTATCAAATCATGGAGGAAGAGTACTTGACTGTACTCCAGGAGCATGTGAAGTTTTACCAAAGATTGCTGAGGCTGTTAAAGGTAAAGTTACAATACTTGCAGATGGTGGAGTTAGAACAGGGTTGGACGTATTAAAAATGATAGGTCTAGGGGCAGATGCAGTATTAATAGGAAGACCTTTTGTAACAGCTTCATTTGGTGGAGCAACTGATGGTGTAGAAACTTATGTAAATAAACTTCAATCAGAATTAAGTGGTTCTATGATATTAACTGGATGTCAAACTATAAAAGATATTGATGGAAAAGTTATATACAAATAA
- a CDS encoding CarD family transcriptional regulator has protein sequence MYNIGESVMYPKEGACYVSDIVTKEINKHMQKYYELTVIFNSTLKISIPVLNADKIGVRPIMNENEIDNFIQSINKTDAIWIFDRKKRLKLYHDKFHSGDIFEIVKLIKMLMIQDCSKQLCSTDKDFLNKAQRFALSELAAAQCKSYTIVLEEMKKHILNPKNNN, from the coding sequence ATGTATAATATCGGTGAAAGTGTGATGTATCCAAAAGAGGGAGCCTGTTATGTAAGTGATATTGTAACCAAGGAAATAAATAAACATATGCAGAAATACTACGAATTAACTGTCATTTTCAATAGTACTCTTAAAATTTCTATTCCTGTTCTGAATGCTGACAAGATTGGTGTCCGTCCAATTATGAACGAAAATGAAATTGATAATTTTATCCAATCTATTAACAAAACAGATGCTATATGGATTTTTGATAGAAAGAAGCGGCTTAAATTATACCATGATAAATTTCATTCAGGAGATATCTTTGAGATTGTAAAATTAATTAAGATGCTTATGATACAAGATTGTTCAAAACAATTATGTAGTACAGATAAGGACTTTTTAAATAAAGCTCAGAGATTTGCTTTGTCGGAATTAGCTGCTGCTCAATGTAAATCCTATACAATCGTATTAGAAGAAATGAAAAAACATATTCTAAATCCGAAAAATAATAATTAA
- a CDS encoding YraN family protein — MNNKEKGDFGEEVAINYLLSKGAKLLEKNYRLKIGEVDIIVRIDDEIIFVEVKSRSSLRYGYPCESVNFKKRKKIVEIAKYYITKNNLHNIPIRFDIVEVYLSEKRVNHIMNAF, encoded by the coding sequence ATGAATAACAAAGAAAAAGGTGATTTTGGAGAAGAAGTAGCAATTAATTATTTATTGTCAAAAGGCGCAAAACTATTAGAAAAAAACTACAGATTAAAGATTGGAGAGGTCGATATAATAGTAAGGATAGATGATGAGATTATATTTGTAGAAGTAAAATCAAGGTCTAGTTTAAGGTATGGTTATCCTTGTGAATCTGTAAATTTCAAGAAGAGAAAAAAGATAGTTGAGATTGCTAAATACTATATCACAAAAAATAATTTACATAATATTCCCATAAGATTTGATATTGTAGAAGTTTATTTATCAGAAAAAAGAGTAAATCACATAATGAATGCTTTTTAA
- a CDS encoding ABC transporter permease — translation MKLYISVKTMLKGLKSSFMISLLYFLALPLLLAWFLGMVTGDMFQNPIKTEPISIVVYDKDSSKLSSNLTNFLKGDLSSVLKINKDDSDADLKLTIPKGYENNILNEKSNTLNIEKLGTNDDLAILLQNILDTYHEKLYLNNSQKLSSEDFSKLFNKSSIATSIIKSDIEQNSYEYFALVSLGFLVIIFIMNNILSNYISESKGLSKRLYSMPITRVQYLIYDFVGLWIYSFIFLLLYVLFFRILGITFKGNLAILTLLCALSSYFMTSISTFVTSFFSKKYGTFIVYMLLFLQTIFGGIFNMISETFTKFTSLSPTYLIGALYSDYESFNTLSSISNLIVTCLVASTILIIFSIVKEKYKWREI, via the coding sequence ATGAAATTATATATAAGTGTAAAAACTATGTTAAAAGGTCTGAAAAGTTCCTTCATGATTAGTTTGCTATATTTCTTGGCTCTTCCTTTACTTTTAGCTTGGTTCCTTGGAATGGTAACAGGAGATATGTTTCAAAATCCTATAAAAACAGAACCTATATCAATCGTTGTATATGACAAAGATAGTTCCAAGTTATCAAGTAATTTGACAAACTTTTTAAAAGGTGATTTATCTTCTGTACTAAAAATAAACAAAGATGATTCTGATGCAGATTTAAAACTTACAATACCTAAGGGATACGAAAACAATATTCTAAATGAAAAATCAAATACTTTAAATATAGAAAAACTTGGAACTAATGATGACTTAGCAATACTACTTCAAAACATATTAGATACTTATCATGAAAAATTATATTTAAATAATTCTCAAAAACTAAGTTCAGAAGATTTTTCTAAGTTGTTTAATAAAAGTTCTATTGCTACTTCTATAATAAAAAGCGATATCGAACAAAACTCATATGAATACTTTGCTTTAGTTTCATTGGGATTCCTTGTAATAATTTTCATAATGAATAATATTTTGTCAAATTATATAAGTGAATCAAAAGGGCTTTCAAAAAGACTTTATTCTATGCCTATAACTAGAGTGCAGTATTTAATTTACGACTTTGTAGGTTTATGGATTTACTCATTTATATTTCTATTATTATATGTTTTATTTTTTAGAATACTAGGAATAACATTTAAAGGTAATCTTGCCATATTGACCTTACTATGTGCTTTATCATCATATTTTATGACTTCGATATCTACTTTTGTAACTAGTTTTTTTAGTAAAAAATATGGTACATTCATAGTTTATATGTTACTTTTCTTACAGACAATTTTTGGAGGTATTTTTAACATGATAAGTGAAACTTTTACTAAGTTTACTAGTTTATCTCCAACTTATTTGATAGGAGCTCTATATAGTGACTATGAAAGCTTCAATACTTTAAGTTCAATAAGTAATTTAATTGTAACATGCTTAGTTGCCTCTACAATATTGATTATATTCTCTATTGTAAAAGAAAAATATAAATGGAGGGAGATTTAA
- a CDS encoding YifB family Mg chelatase-like AAA ATPase, with product MLSIINSSNLIGIESFLVKVEVDTSNGIPSFNIVGLPSKEIKEARERVKSAIINSGYKFPNTRIVVNLSPADIKKEGAFLDLSISIGLLRGLIEKDENYIRESMFIGELSLDGKIRKVRGILPIIIGAKTQNIKRIFIPVDNIRESLFIEEIDIIPIKSLKECIGFLNGEIKVDKEKIMSFLNEEIETNGDYTYCKYPEFYDTKESKYDEDFKDVRGNYFIKRSAEIAAAGNHNILMIGPPGSGKTMIAKRVITILPDISIEEMIEVSKVYSVLGMIDENKGIIDKRPFRAPHHTTTKQSLIGGGTDARPGEVALAHRGILFLDEIAEFDRKILETLRQPIEDGYVNISRVKYSTKYPCRVLLIAAMNPCPCGYYMSNTECRCRSNEINKYINKISGPLLDRFDIFVEVNTVKYDDLNSSKQEESSQKIKTRVENARKIQINRFKEDNIKNNSEIKASNLLKYCKLEKEASKMAKVIFNKYNLSSRSYTKLLKMARTIADLEGIELINSQCIIEAFSFRRAYYSYFK from the coding sequence ATGTTAAGTATTATTAACTCAAGTAATTTAATAGGAATTGAAAGTTTTCTAGTAAAGGTTGAGGTGGATACAAGTAATGGTATACCTAGCTTTAATATTGTCGGTCTTCCAAGTAAGGAAATTAAAGAGGCGAGAGAGAGAGTTAAATCAGCTATTATAAATAGTGGATATAAATTTCCAAATACAAGAATTGTTGTAAATTTATCACCAGCAGATATAAAAAAAGAAGGTGCTTTTTTAGATTTATCAATAAGTATAGGTCTTTTAAGAGGGTTAATAGAAAAAGATGAAAATTATATAAGAGAAAGTATGTTTATAGGAGAATTATCACTAGATGGAAAAATAAGAAAAGTAAGAGGGATATTACCAATAATTATAGGTGCAAAAACCCAAAATATAAAGCGTATTTTTATACCAGTTGACAATATAAGAGAAAGTTTATTTATAGAAGAAATTGATATAATACCTATTAAAAGTTTAAAAGAATGTATAGGGTTTTTAAATGGAGAAATAAAAGTCGATAAAGAAAAAATAATGTCTTTTTTAAATGAAGAAATAGAAACAAACGGGGATTATACATATTGTAAATATCCTGAGTTTTATGATACAAAAGAAAGCAAATATGATGAAGATTTTAAGGATGTTAGAGGAAATTATTTTATAAAGAGAAGCGCAGAGATAGCCGCTGCTGGAAATCATAATATACTTATGATTGGGCCTCCAGGTTCAGGTAAAACAATGATTGCAAAACGAGTAATAACAATTTTGCCAGATATAAGTATAGAAGAGATGATAGAAGTAAGTAAGGTTTATAGTGTATTGGGTATGATAGATGAAAATAAAGGCATAATCGATAAGAGACCTTTTAGAGCGCCTCATCATACAACTACAAAGCAGTCTTTAATTGGTGGAGGAACAGATGCAAGACCTGGAGAAGTAGCACTAGCACATAGGGGGATTTTGTTTTTAGATGAAATCGCTGAATTTGATAGGAAAATACTTGAGACTTTGAGACAACCTATAGAAGATGGGTATGTAAATATATCTAGAGTAAAGTATAGTACAAAATATCCCTGTAGAGTATTACTAATTGCAGCTATGAATCCATGTCCATGTGGTTATTATATGTCAAATACAGAGTGTAGATGTAGGAGTAATGAAATTAATAAATACATAAATAAAATATCAGGACCATTATTAGATAGGTTTGATATTTTTGTAGAAGTAAATACTGTAAAATATGATGATTTAAATTCATCAAAACAAGAAGAAAGTTCTCAAAAAATAAAGACGAGAGTAGAAAATGCTAGAAAAATACAAATAAATAGATTTAAAGAAGATAATATAAAAAATAATAGTGAAATTAAGGCTTCTAATTTATTAAAATATTGTAAATTAGAAAAAGAAGCTTCAAAAATGGCTAAAGTAATATTTAATAAATATAACTTAAGTAGTAGAAGTTATACAAAACTTTTAAAGATGGCAAGAACAATAGCTGATTTAGAAGGAATAGAGTTGATAAATTCACAGTGTATTATAGAAGCTTTTTCATTTAGAAGAGCTTATTATAGCTATTTTAAATAA
- the dprA gene encoding DNA-protecting protein DprA, whose translation MEKKDIYLWLKSISGITTKTIEIIENNIVNIEDIFDFSEKEIYNLKNISLNIRKNIVKYRGHAYLENIKELLYKKTIKYICQYDEEYPENLKNIYNAPKLLFYKGDISLVNNNFNIAIVGSRKPTAYGINCAKTMSCQLSQYGVNIVSGLAIGIDAYSHIGCMNGKSKTIAVLGSGVDNPLPKQNLHLSNKILENGGLLLSEYNINSTVAPYHFSNRNRIISGLSDGVVVVEAAIRSGALITVEFALEHGKNVFAVPGNINSQMSRGCHKIIKEGAKLIENIDDILNEYNIFNIINKKINQKYDNISLNAKSKQIIEAIKREGSLHIDSICDYTGIEIKYVNSIINELVLNELVIEMNNKTYSLNV comes from the coding sequence ATGGAGAAAAAAGATATCTATTTATGGTTAAAATCAATTAGTGGAATAACAACAAAAACAATTGAAATAATAGAAAATAATATAGTAAATATTGAAGATATATTTGATTTTTCTGAAAAAGAAATATATAATTTAAAAAATATAAGCTTGAATATTAGAAAAAATATAGTAAAATATAGAGGTCACGCTTATTTAGAAAATATAAAAGAACTACTTTACAAAAAAACAATTAAATATATTTGCCAATATGACGAAGAATATCCTGAAAATTTGAAGAATATATACAATGCTCCAAAGTTATTATTTTACAAAGGTGACATAAGTTTAGTTAATAATAATTTCAATATAGCTATAGTAGGTTCAAGAAAGCCTACAGCTTATGGAATTAATTGTGCAAAAACAATGAGTTGTCAATTGTCTCAATATGGAGTTAATATAGTAAGTGGATTAGCCATAGGAATAGATGCATATTCACATATAGGTTGTATGAATGGAAAATCTAAGACTATAGCGGTTCTTGGTTCAGGAGTAGACAACCCTCTTCCAAAACAAAATTTACATTTATCAAATAAAATATTAGAAAATGGGGGACTATTATTATCAGAGTATAATATTAACTCAACAGTAGCTCCATATCATTTTTCTAATAGAAATAGAATTATTAGTGGATTAAGTGATGGAGTAGTGGTTGTAGAAGCAGCAATACGAAGTGGTGCATTAATAACAGTAGAGTTTGCTCTTGAACATGGAAAAAATGTTTTTGCAGTACCTGGTAATATAAATTCTCAAATGAGTAGAGGATGTCATAAAATTATAAAAGAAGGTGCGAAATTAATTGAAAATATAGATGATATTTTGAATGAGTATAACATATTTAATATTATCAATAAAAAAATAAATCAAAAATATGATAATATAAGTTTAAATGCCAAGTCTAAGCAAATAATTGAAGCTATAAAAAGAGAAGGAAGCTTGCATATAGATAGTATTTGTGATTATACTGGTATAGAAATAAAGTATGTAAATTCAATAATCAATGAATTAGTACTAAATGAGTTAGTAATAGAGATGAATAATAAAACGTACAGTTTAAATGTATAA